One part of the Bdellovibrio sp. KM01 genome encodes these proteins:
- a CDS encoding phosphatase PAP2 family protein gives MLDFILNLDKRLFLLINSDWTAPWADVFFPFITDLHKKNPVKLIMIPLIIGLFIWRRGWKKGCTIFIMAVLSVSLSDAVGNWAFKKTVQRPRPAETQGLEVTVRAPFGGYSFVSNHATNMFNFATFTSVIFPVAAAPMFALAVIVGYSRVYNGVHFPTDVLAGAVLGMILGILMARLCQKVMERFDETDNEAEAT, from the coding sequence ATGCTCGATTTTATTTTGAACCTCGATAAACGTCTTTTCCTCCTGATCAATTCAGATTGGACTGCTCCTTGGGCAGACGTGTTTTTTCCATTTATTACTGACCTTCATAAAAAGAATCCGGTGAAGCTGATCATGATTCCGTTGATTATCGGACTCTTCATTTGGCGCCGCGGTTGGAAAAAAGGCTGCACGATTTTTATTATGGCAGTCTTGAGTGTTTCATTGTCCGATGCTGTTGGTAATTGGGCGTTTAAGAAAACGGTACAAAGACCCCGGCCTGCTGAAACTCAGGGTTTAGAAGTTACGGTGCGCGCTCCATTCGGTGGTTATAGTTTTGTTTCAAATCACGCCACGAATATGTTTAACTTCGCGACCTTCACTTCTGTGATCTTTCCCGTCGCCGCAGCTCCGATGTTTGCATTAGCAGTCATCGTTGGTTACAGCCGCGTTTATAACGGTGTGCACTTTCCCACCGATGTCTTAGCCGGCGCGGTCTTAGGAATGATTCTTGGTATTTTGATGGCCCGGTTGTGCCAAAAAGTAATGGAACGTTTTGACGAAACTGACAACGAGGCAGAAGCAACATGA
- a CDS encoding ABC transporter permease has translation MKLKQLLSIPKFNDGALKVWQRNFLYFKKTMMVSLFWIVLEPVIYLGAIGFGLGSFVNNMGGMSYIEYFFPALLCTTAMLVSFFEGTYGNYTKLTHQKTYATIMLTRVGPEEIVAGELMWAATKGFFGVIGVTIVAVFFGLIDSYKILLTLPVLFLIAALFSCIGMIFTSIARNYDSFIYSTSGLIVPMSLLSGTYFPLEQLPSGMRYLAYLFPLTHGVAAVRGILHDGNLVKIAVHILILLVLTWIFMNISFHRIRNKLLK, from the coding sequence ATGAAGTTAAAGCAGCTTCTTTCAATTCCTAAGTTTAATGACGGAGCTTTGAAAGTTTGGCAGCGTAATTTTCTGTATTTTAAAAAGACCATGATGGTGTCTTTATTCTGGATTGTATTGGAACCGGTTATTTACCTGGGAGCGATCGGTTTCGGTCTGGGCTCGTTCGTAAATAATATGGGCGGTATGTCCTATATCGAATATTTTTTTCCAGCACTTTTGTGTACGACGGCGATGTTGGTTTCTTTCTTTGAAGGAACTTACGGTAACTATACCAAACTTACTCATCAAAAAACATATGCGACGATCATGTTGACCCGTGTGGGTCCTGAAGAAATTGTAGCAGGCGAGTTGATGTGGGCAGCGACTAAAGGATTCTTTGGCGTTATCGGTGTTACGATTGTTGCCGTATTCTTTGGATTGATTGATTCATATAAAATATTACTGACATTGCCGGTCCTGTTTTTGATTGCGGCTTTGTTTTCTTGTATCGGGATGATCTTTACTTCGATTGCCCGTAACTATGATTCTTTTATTTATTCAACATCAGGTCTGATTGTGCCTATGAGCTTGCTAAGCGGAACTTATTTCCCATTGGAACAATTACCATCGGGAATGCGTTATTTGGCGTATTTGTTTCCGCTGACTCACGGTGTGGCTGCGGTTCGTGGGATTTTACATGACGGCAACTTGGTTAAAATTGCCGTGCATATCTTGATCTTGTTGGTGCTGACGTGGATATTTATGAATATCTCGTTCCACCGCATTCGTAACAAACTTCTGAAATAA
- a CDS encoding SDR family oxidoreductase: MKVLVTGANGFLGSWLTRALVDQGHEVFALVRKNSDLSELKGVNCQYRYGDVTDVVSLLEAFVDIDTVFHLAGVVAYKAADRPLMEKVNVQGTANVLEVCRERKVRRLVHLSSVVAVGAGHNPQEILNETSAFNIHDLNLGYFETKHDAELLVKQACDKGEVDAVILNPATIYGFGDAKKGSRKMMLKVAQGKLKFYTSGGVNVVAVEDVIQGILSAWKIGKTGERYILSGENILIKDLFRMIAEEAGVSAPNKQMPDQVLHIVGTIGDFMEKMGLKGPLSKENAYTATMYHWFDSSKAQRELDFKPRPARQAIHNSIQWVKDQGMLK, translated from the coding sequence ATGAAAGTATTAGTCACCGGAGCGAATGGATTTTTGGGTAGCTGGCTGACTCGGGCCCTGGTTGATCAAGGTCACGAAGTCTTCGCACTGGTTCGTAAGAACAGTGACCTGTCGGAACTAAAAGGTGTAAACTGCCAATACCGCTATGGTGATGTCACTGATGTTGTTTCTCTGTTGGAAGCTTTTGTAGATATCGACACCGTTTTCCATTTAGCAGGAGTGGTGGCTTACAAAGCCGCCGATCGCCCTTTGATGGAAAAAGTAAACGTGCAAGGCACAGCCAACGTTCTTGAAGTTTGCCGGGAACGTAAAGTTCGCCGTCTGGTTCACTTATCATCGGTTGTAGCAGTAGGGGCTGGACACAATCCCCAGGAAATCCTTAACGAAACTTCCGCTTTCAATATCCACGATTTGAATCTGGGCTACTTTGAAACCAAACACGATGCCGAACTTCTGGTGAAACAAGCCTGCGACAAAGGCGAAGTGGATGCCGTCATTTTAAATCCAGCGACCATCTATGGATTTGGCGACGCAAAAAAAGGCAGCCGCAAGATGATGCTGAAAGTCGCCCAAGGAAAACTAAAGTTCTACACTTCCGGTGGCGTTAATGTCGTTGCTGTCGAAGACGTGATTCAAGGAATTCTAAGCGCTTGGAAAATCGGTAAAACTGGAGAGCGCTATATCCTGTCTGGCGAAAATATTCTGATCAAAGATCTTTTCCGCATGATCGCCGAGGAAGCTGGAGTTTCTGCTCCTAATAAGCAAATGCCGGATCAAGTTCTGCACATTGTGGGAACCATTGGCGACTTTATGGAAAAAATGGGACTTAAAGGTCCACTTAGTAAAGAAAATGCATATACGGCAACTATGTACCACTGGTTTGATTCATCAAAAGCTCAGCGCGAGTTGGATTTCAAACCTCGCCCAGCTCGCCAAGCCATTCACAACAGTATTCAATGGGTTAAAGATCAGGGGATGTTGAAATAG
- a CDS encoding ABC transporter ATP-binding protein, with protein MNSNVAIEIKDLTKKYDDKVAVDGIDLEIYKGECFGLLGPNGAGKTTAMKMMYCSALVTSGELYVLGLNVKKNFREIKSRIGVVPQEDGLDPDFTVLENLSVYASYHNINPAEADLRAQALLRLMKLEEYQDRSVETLSGGMKRRLAIARGLINSPEVIFLDEPTTGLDPQARIWIWDFFKHLKSEKSTLVLTTHYMEEAEQMCDRVAIIDGGKILTIGKPRDLIRDLIGKEVVEFDTNPVDLNYYLGRLRAEGFAYQVIKDTVSVLVKENQEGRRVVDLIASDKIFIRKPTLNDVFLKLAGHQLRDE; from the coding sequence ATGAACTCGAACGTCGCCATTGAAATCAAAGATTTAACCAAAAAGTACGACGACAAAGTCGCCGTTGATGGAATAGATCTGGAGATTTACAAGGGCGAATGTTTCGGTCTCTTAGGTCCGAACGGGGCTGGCAAAACAACAGCAATGAAGATGATGTATTGCTCGGCCCTCGTAACAAGCGGGGAGCTCTATGTACTAGGGCTCAACGTTAAAAAGAACTTCCGTGAAATCAAATCCAGAATCGGCGTTGTACCTCAAGAGGACGGCCTCGATCCCGACTTTACAGTCCTGGAAAATCTCTCAGTCTATGCCAGCTATCACAATATCAACCCTGCTGAAGCCGATTTACGTGCTCAGGCCTTGTTGCGTTTGATGAAGCTTGAAGAATACCAGGATCGCTCCGTGGAAACGTTAAGTGGCGGTATGAAGCGCCGTTTGGCGATTGCGCGTGGCTTGATCAACTCTCCTGAAGTGATCTTCCTGGACGAACCGACAACGGGTCTGGATCCGCAGGCACGTATCTGGATTTGGGATTTCTTTAAGCATTTAAAATCTGAAAAAAGCACTTTGGTTCTGACGACTCACTACATGGAAGAAGCCGAGCAGATGTGTGATCGTGTTGCGATCATCGATGGCGGTAAAATCCTGACGATCGGTAAACCACGCGATTTGATCCGTGATCTGATTGGTAAAGAAGTGGTCGAGTTCGACACTAATCCGGTGGATTTGAACTATTACCTGGGCCGATTGCGTGCCGAAGGCTTTGCTTATCAAGTTATCAAAGACACAGTGTCTGTACTGGTTAAAGAAAATCAGGAAGGCCGTCGTGTTGTGGATCTTATTGCCTCTGACAAAATCTTTATTCGTAAACCGACATTGAACGACGTGTTCCTAAAACTTGCGGGACATCAATTGAGGGACGAATAA
- a CDS encoding biosynthetic peptidoglycan transglycosylase has translation MKAAGLFFAIIVAIMISAAAFIWSTLPNEKEIKGCIITTMYKVDLCPTSKNYVPLKQISSYLQRTIIMTEDGNFYKHHGFEWGTIEKNFRQGWETGVYKRGGSTITQQLAKNMFLNADRTFFRKALEAIITDRIEKTLTKKEILEKYLNVVEFGKNIYGIKQAAQFYFKKSPAELDVVESAFMAMVLPSPIKYSQSYYKKELTGFARKRMSQIVQNLYQFHSIDQAEYEVAMERIQSFLSPAPPPMDEIPGLKGMSAEQVNSLSNDEIDRLEQEIRDENSDIDSSELDIKPEHNLDN, from the coding sequence ATGAAGGCTGCTGGATTATTTTTTGCCATTATTGTTGCGATCATGATTTCTGCTGCGGCCTTTATCTGGTCGACTCTTCCCAACGAAAAAGAAATCAAGGGCTGCATTATCACGACGATGTATAAAGTCGATCTGTGCCCGACATCTAAAAACTATGTTCCTTTGAAACAGATTTCCTCGTACCTGCAAAGAACCATCATCATGACCGAAGATGGGAACTTCTATAAGCATCACGGTTTTGAGTGGGGAACGATTGAAAAGAACTTCCGCCAAGGCTGGGAAACCGGTGTCTACAAACGCGGGGGCTCCACAATCACTCAGCAGCTTGCCAAGAACATGTTCCTGAATGCTGACAGAACTTTCTTTAGAAAAGCCCTGGAAGCAATTATCACTGATCGCATCGAAAAGACTCTGACAAAAAAAGAAATTCTGGAAAAGTACCTAAACGTAGTTGAATTCGGTAAAAACATTTACGGAATCAAACAAGCGGCTCAATTCTATTTCAAAAAATCCCCAGCAGAGCTTGATGTGGTGGAAAGTGCTTTCATGGCGATGGTTCTGCCAAGCCCGATTAAGTATTCTCAGTCCTACTACAAAAAAGAACTGACGGGATTTGCACGCAAACGCATGAGTCAGATCGTTCAAAATCTGTATCAATTCCACAGCATTGATCAGGCCGAATACGAAGTAGCGATGGAAAGAATTCAATCTTTCCTAAGCCCTGCTCCCCCGCCCATGGATGAAATTCCGGGTTTGAAGGGAATGTCGGCTGAGCAGGTCAATTCACTTAGCAATGACGAGATTGATCGCTTAGAACAAGAGATCCGCGATGAAAACAGCGACATTGATTCTTCCGAGCTGGACATCAAGCCCGAACATAATTTGGATAACTAG